ttctcatagTATTCAAAGTTCATCTTGCATGTTGTATTGACGCCGATACTCACTCGAGGGGTAGATCTTGTACTTCGCGTGCGTACAATCCCATGATTAAGCCCtctaagccagtgaaaaaaaTCGACGCGCAGTTCGGCCTGTTTTCGCAAGATAAAATGCTTCGGGAATCAAAGACATTATAAAGGGGGATACATCACAACAGATCAGAACTGAGGACGCTACAAAGTTCTTCAACTTCATACCGAGATACGAATACAAATTTGATTATACTGCAAGAAAATCAAATTCAACTGAAACATGAGGACCACTTTGAATTCGGGGACACCTTTGAGGTCTCTACACACGTTCCTAATCAAGGTACCCGGGTCTTACCCAATACAACTAGACGCTCTTACCGATGACCATTTATGTGCATTGCGGCTGTCCGCCTAGACTAATAATCGGTGtgataatacggctagttttcaatgggattcgaacccacaacatacggcatcagtcgcctagctgagaggccacagagagaatcgctcggctaaatctccactcccaaaaaagatcaccaaaaaaaaaacctgaGAAGAATATATTTACGATCATACCTTTCAATGATTTTCTGACATCAATTTTTGTAAACGGTACATTACACATCTACCGGGTGCCAGTATTCATATAGAGGAGTTAGTTTATAATTTTCCTCGTTTTATTgaatcttttttctcaaaaacataATGCCATTCATGTTCTCTCGTTTGCATTCTAGTATCGGCAGTGGTGAGTCCTTAAAATTTATTAGAAGATGGGTGATATGACGTCTGAACCGATCAAAAGGGGAATCCCGTGTACAATTTTTCACGAAGACTTGGACGATAAGTATAAGTGTAATCACTGCAACGAGGGACTGCTTGATCCTGTGCAGACAAAATGTGGACACAGATATTGCAGATGCTGTCATCAAGAATTGACTGGGTGAGTTTTAGTTTTCGAAACTAACCGAAAACTTCTACTGTCTCTCAACACTTACTACCATATGccgatgattttttaacaaacgtACAAAGTTAAATAAGCAATGTCATATTCTAAGTTCATGAAAAATGTTGACATCCGAACAATGATTTTTAAAATACAGGCATTCGCATCAGGTGTTCTGCAAAGGTTGCACAAAAGACGGATCAGATGAAATGTTGTTGAATAACGCCCAGGTTAGTCTTTAATTTGAACGTTCCCCGTATGGCtcagaaaataacaaaaaaaagtgTGCAAAAATGATAACGGTAATCGGATGCTAAGCCGCTGTTCAAGGTTTTTAGTGTTTAGTTTTAGACTTTTTGACTTGAATTGCAGGTATCTGTGAAGAGACTGTGTGGCGAGTGATCTACACATACCATCTTATCAGTTCCTACAATGGCTTTATAtcattaagttttttttaaataagcCATGTTCCATGGCCACTCACTGTAAATGCTTTCACTCCGTTATATGTATAGACGCTGGGCGACCCTTTTAAATGAAACTACTGCAAAGTCCTGTTCTAAAAACGAACGACGAAGTGCATTAATGCATGTATCTCCTCGAAACACTTTCGATATTTATTGGAGAGGTTTTGGAGTTTTGTAGTGCACATGCTTTCTTACACGTAATCGTGCCATTAATCTTCAATTATGATCCTCTTCCTTAGATATTCCCGGATAAGGCAATTGCCAGAGAGTTGAATGAATTTCTTGTGAAATGCAACAACGATGGATGTGACTGGGCAGGGAAACTAAAAGCGTATAGGGTAAGATACTTAACAGTATATGATTCATATATTGTGATGGTAAATCCCAGGTTAGTCAATGAGGGAATCACGAAAAGTAACATAGGGTCAAAATAGTGTTGTACATCCATGAAATTAATCTGTATCAGAGACAATAGTACGTTCCATACAAATTGTCGGTAGTTAATTGTATTCAAATCGTTTAAGCAAATGTCACCACTCAAACTTGccttttaatacaaatattggCTTTAATCAAATAATTATCAGGGAGAAAAAGTCTGTAAACTTTTTTGCATAAGCGTGTTGGTGCTTATCACTATAAAGAGAGGTGTTTATCATCTACCAATGtccaattttaccaattttgacaaatGATAGTTATACGACAAGCTCCGTGCGAATTGCACAATCGTATGCTACGTAGACGGCTTTAATCTTAACAACATGTAAGAGAATTTATTTTCGGTTTCTTTCCCTCTCAGGATCACGTTGAGAAACCGTGTGACCACGAAATAATAAGCTGCATTCATAAAGAGTGCAAGCTGCTTTAAAAAGGATGAATTTAACTGAACACCTAGACAAGTACTGTCCAATGAGAATACGTCTTTGTGATTATTGTAATCAGGAGATTCCCAAAAAACATTTAGAGGTGAGCATCCGTCATGATTACAAGTGCATACAACGTTTTGCTCTATCAACTGCATGGTCCGAattgaactttcaatttttacGCGTTTAGCTTTGCATGTAGGACCTTCGTTTCTGCAGGATGTATTACTCACAATCTGCATCCAATCCAAATGATGTGTTTTTTATACATAGGATCATTTTAGTACCCTCGCAAAGCAAACAGATATCATCCATGTTGATGTATGCTTGGCCAACCAAAATGATAGCGTTTAAATGTAGGAAATTTTCCATCCATTTTTTCGGACGAATATTTACTTTGTCTTCCGTTTGATGTTTCTGTTATTGATGCAGAGACATCAGTCTGATTGTGACTATTATCCGGTAGAATGCAAGTTTTGCCGAGCCAAGACACTGCCACGGAAAGAAGTACGTATACTGCGATTTCGTTTGCGTCTTTAACCAAATCATATACCGACGAGATTCTACTTTTATAGTATACGCTAGAAATGTAGCGGTTTTGTTAGCTCGCATTtggtatacgtatatatataccaaagagagcttatatggtaagtaggtggcgtctgtatgtttttctgtatgtaagtatgtgCGTGCGGATGTATATCTGTCCACACCTAAAACTCcaaaaccgtagcacctaccatcttagtcaaaaatatgcaaatttggtaaaaagggaaaaatcCTGCCAATTGCAAAAATTCTGTTACTACAGGCC
This DNA window, taken from Ptychodera flava strain L36383 chromosome 4, AS_Pfla_20210202, whole genome shotgun sequence, encodes the following:
- the LOC139131100 gene encoding TNF receptor-associated factor 2-like; the protein is MGDMTSEPIKRGIPCTIFHEDLDDKYKCNHCNEGLLDPVQTKCGHRYCRCCHQELTGHSHQVFCKGCTKDGSDEMLLNNAQIFPDKAIARELNEFLVKCNNDGCDWAGKLKAYRDHVEKPCDHEIISCIHKECKLL